One Centropristis striata isolate RG_2023a ecotype Rhode Island chromosome 22, C.striata_1.0, whole genome shotgun sequence genomic window carries:
- the LOC131960960 gene encoding uncharacterized protein LOC131960960, with translation MASKPKKHRSMGDDEWMSRLRRFAASGVWPSEAGNRPAPRQKKWHDLYQKIEKCPMQQRGQASLFGGTRACNCGFHTNKPSSSVPVSSLGTPQPGSSSACSSSAAVKPGQMPQKRILTLSSFTKPRFGGSHGAMLKPNLSLARKHSPKTADVSSPIISPTKSRVSPPDRSPKTFLQIVSPLSLPPSPVPVSSPASSILPSTATAEVLSATSSCVSSGTPSAPLTSPLPKNVGIPPV, from the exons ATGGCTTCCAAACCTAAGAAGCACAGATCTATGGGCGATGACGAGTGGATGTCCCGCCTGCGTAGGTTCGCTGCCTCGGGGGTCTGGCCCTCTGAGGCAGGAAACAGGCCGGCACCACGCCAGAAAAAGTGGCATGATCTGTATCAGAAg ATTGAGAAATGTCCGATGCAGCAGAGGGGACAGGCGTCTCTGTTTGGAGGGACTCGGGCCTGTAACTGCGGTTTCCATACAAACAAG CCTTCCAGCTCTGTCCCTGTGTCCTCTTTGGGGACACCTCAACCAGGCTCCTCATCTGCGTGTTCCTCGTCAGCTGCCGTAAAACCTGGGCAGATGCCTCAAAAGCGGATTTTGACTTTGTCATCA TTTACAAAGCCACGGTTTGGTGGCTCTCATGGTGCCATGTTAAAGCCAAACTTAAGTTTGGCTCGGAAGCATTCACCTAAG ACCGCTGATGTATCCAGCCCCATCATAAGCCCCACAAAAAGCAGAGTGTCACCACCTGACCGCAGTCCCAAGACGTTTCTGCAGATCgtttctcctctgtctcttcctccctctcctgtTCCTGTATCAAGCCCAGCGTCTTCCATTCTGCCCTCCACTGCTACAGCT GAAGTGCTATCTGCCACCTCCTCCTGTGTCTCCTCTGGAACCCCCTCTGCTCCTCTCACCTCGCCATTGCCTAAGAATGTGGGGATCCCACCTGTTTAA
- the LOC131960799 gene encoding uncharacterized protein LOC131960799: MPYHLWKVKLSCPACGTQLTSYGAHKRARHILDVDRYYLMITETLWCSSAGCKTTYLSSSKTILDQLDLAHRLEFRLILTRKFACDVRVIRFLRERALGNSPTRLARQLKENHSEEWLKRLCRYFGACSDFAARPSLIPIRFQDPPEPVDVPSHRWMLAVYGRDILSRLDHIKASITSTFGSILKMDSTKKITKKLSGTAKGTALWLTSVSNERGQILISVLSAQEGPALDGMAAGLMSRYSNASVAPPQLLYVDCDCCREGRGQTKLKERFGGWPDLIVKLDIYHFMRRLASGCTKDAHPLYPVFMAKLSSCIFEWDRGDVALLRQAKREQLRQEGVPGITDALVDQNITKDELALHCRRQTRGERQTVAMIEQLLNELMGAKGRDFLGVPLLDQERMQHIWKVQQRHVKCIQDEPGVLLYTQTGTTTKAGIVLPTYRCARGSTSLESFHLHVNRFIPGTSANSLNFQLYLLEGLNRWNQDREAASLAVKPSSLLSYSGDLVHCVNTLSVKVFGRHHVPSFQPPAVYTGELLGIDYLYSQTGKALQDVHPDSEETEALLEDVGTEEELEDEGFEESGLDPTVELLDLSDPAPVTTASAPTPTPTSLQPSPGPAVSTAPEQQLPVRESTHSVQSALPIPAELSQLAHLSSDQSASATSAASALPLSTTFTMTASTAAAAATAGSRMATATPAVPEKQLIEHTLSSGSVYVTSTTASACPLNILPATLSTSTVGPSGAPTLAPAAPVQQAAVDARGIPGMDRVDGLAEYLVGLRTVTGQTITNQQASTIVGLWQNLLPYDQQRVAYAARHQVRLITGRFRCSKKRPEFTPGVESTTRCVLGSSGSPAQWPDCSRLVESICVKLCNIHKSPQKQGTYSLTRWTLILTDYSKIRQLVLGNATVMGSTTLQLFDINQTTLTQWHNKRLKRQDSSILLQGVNLPDSVPVAARPLPLVQVRPPAVPPRPGPQHQYNLPQSTVGQAVDKRKSAAQRQLFSQPSPPAPVLPNPSPVIVRVVFATPTGSRQIVPSGPLPSPPPTRRAYTRTVDQNKCRQCHLPRNKETGHGQYYGHIYCPQNNSMPLGVWMEEMRRKREEKKKE; this comes from the exons ATGCCATACCACCTGTGGAAGGTCAAGCTGTCCTGTCCTGCTTGTGGTACACAGCTCACAAGCTATGGAGCTCACAAGAGAGCCCGCCATATTCTGGATGTGGACAGGTATTACCTTATGATCACGGAGACTCTCTGGTGCAGTTCAGCTGGTTGCAAGACAACATATCTTTCCTCCAGCAAGACAATCTTGGACCAGCTGGACTTGGCTCACAGGCTGGAGTTCAGATTGATTCTGACTCGAAA ATTTGCTTGTGATGTGCGGGTGATCCGTTTCCTGAGGGAGAGGGCACTTGGAAACAGTCCCACCCGCTTGGCAAGACAGCTGAAGGAGAACCACAGTGAGGAATGGCTAAAGCGTCTCTGCCGGTACTTTGGAGCGTGCTCTGACTTTGCTGCCAGGCCAAGCCTTATCCCTATCAGATTCCAGGATCCTCCTGAGCCTGTGGATGTTCCATCACACAGATGGATGCTGGCTGTTTATGGGCGTGACATTTTGAGCAGGCTGGACCACATCAAAGCCAGCATAACGTCCACCTTTGGCAGCATCCTAAAAATGGACTCCACAAAAAAG ATCACCAAGAAGCTCTCAGGCACTGCTAAGGGGACAGCCTTGTGGCTTACATCTGTAAGCAATGAGAGAGGGCAAATCCTCATCAGTGTCCTGTCTGCTCAGGAGGGTCCTGCCCTGGACGGAATGGCAGCTGGCCTCATGTCTAGGTACAGTAATGCCAGTGTGGCTCCACCTCAGCTGCTTTACGTCGACTGTGACTGTTGTCGGGAGGGCAGAGGGCAGACAAAGCTCAAGGAGAGATTTGGTGGGTGGCCAGACTTGATAGTCAAGCTGGACATCTACCATTTCATGCGGCGGCTGGCATCTGGGTGCACAAAGGATGCTCATCCTCTGTACCCTGTCTTCATGGCAAAGTTGTCAAGCTGCATCTTTGAGTGGGACAGAGGAGATGTTGCCTTGCTGCGTCAGGCCAAGCGGGAGCAGCTGAGACAGGAAGGTGTCCCTGGCATCACTGATGCTCTCGTCGATCAGAACATCACCAAAGACGAGCTGGCACTGCACTGCCGGAGGCAGACAAGAGGAGAGCGGCAGACAGTTGCCATGATTGAGCAGCTGCTCAATGAACTGATGGGGGCAAAGGGCAGGGATTTTCTTGGTGTTCCTCTTTTGGACCAAGAAAGGATGCAGCACATCTGGAAAGTCCAACAGAGGCACGTTAAGTGCATCCAGGATGAACCAGGTGTGCTTCTTTACACCCAGACAGGCACCACCACCAAGGCAGGCATTGTTCTGCCAACCTACAGGTGTGCCAGAGGGTCCACATCGTTGGAGTCCTTTCACCTGCATGTAAACAGGTTCATTCCAG GAACGAGTGCCAACAGTCTGAATTTCCAACTGTACCTCTTGGAAGGACTGAACAGGTGGAACCAGGACCGAGAAGCTGCATCTCTAGCAGTCAAGCCTTCCTCCCTGCTGAGTTATTCTGGAGACCTTGTTCACTGTGTCAACACCCTCAGTGTCAAGGTCTTTGGAAGGCACCATGTCCCGTCTTTTCAGCCACCTGCTGTTTACACTG GTGAGCTTCTTGGCATCGACTACTTGTACAGCCAGACGGGAAAGGCCTTGCAGGATGTACATCCTGACTCGGAGGAAACTGAGGCACTGCTTGAAGATGTAGGCactgaggaggagctggaagatGAGGGTTTTGAAGAAAGTGGGTTAGACCCCACTGTAGAGCTGCTGGACCTGTCTGATCCTGCCCCTGTCACCACCGCCTCAGCTCCCACTCCAACTCCCACCTCTCTCCAGCCCTCTCCCGGTCCTGCTGTTTCCACAGCACCTGAGCAACAACTg CCTGTGCGTGAGTCCACACATTCTGTTCAGTCAGCCCTTCCTATCCCTGCTGAACTGTCACAACTG gctCATCTGTCCTCTGACCAGTCAGCCAGTGCCACGAGTGCAGCCTCTGCCCTTCCACTCTCCACCACCTTCACAATGACTGCCtccactgctgcagctgcagccacaGCTGGGTCAAGAATGGCCACTGCCACCCCAGCAGTCCCTGAGAAACAGCTG ATTGAACACACCCTGTCCTCTGGATCAGTATATGTCACCTCCACCACAGCCTCTGCCTGCCCCCTCAACATCCTACCAGCCACTCTCTCCACATCAACTGTTGGTCCCTCTGGGGCACCTACCCTGGCCCCAGCAGCACCTGTGCAACAGGCG GCTGTTGATGCGCGTGGCATCCCAGGGATGGACAGAGTGGATGGCCTGGCTGAGTACCTGGTGGGCCTGAGGACTGTTACTGGTCAGACAATTACCAATCAGCAGGCCAGTACCATCGTAGGGCTGTGGCAGAACCTCCTGCCATATGACCAGCAGCGGGTGGCATATGCTGCACGTCACCAGGTGCGCCTTATAACAGGACGCTTCAGGTGCTCTAAAAAGAGACCTGAATTTACACCTGGCGTGGAGAGCACAACACGCTGTGTTTTGGGATCCTCAGGATCTCCTGCCCAGTGGCCAGACTGTAGTCGTCTTGTAGAGTCCATCTGTGTCAAGCTGTGCAACATTCACAAGAGCCCCCAAAAACAGGGCACTTACAGCTTGACAAGATGGACTCTGATTTTGACTGACTACAGTAAGATCAGGCAGTTGGTCCTGGGGAATGCCACAGTGATGGGGAGCACGACTCTGCAGTTGTTTGATATTAACCAAACAACTCTAACCCAGTGGCACAATAAGAGGCTGAAGAGGCAGGACAGTAGCATTCTGCTGCAAGGGGTCAACCTGCCTGACTCTGTCCCCGTTGCTGCGAGGCCTCTTCCGCTTGTTCAGGTCCGCCCTCCTGCTGTACCACCACGGCCTGGTCCCCAACATCAGTACAACTTGCCCCAGAGTACGGTTGGACAGGCAGTGGATAAGCGGAAGTCAGCAGCTCAGAGGCAGTTGTTCAGCCAGCCATCACCTCCAGCTCCTGTGCTTCCAAACCCCAGCCCTGTCATTGTGCGAGTTGTGTTTGCTACCCCCACTGGAAGCAGACAGATTGTGCCCTCTGGCCCGCTGCCCTCACCACCGCCGACCCGGAGAGCCTACACCCGCACGGTCGACCAAAACAAATGCCGTCAGTGCCACCTGCCGCGCAACAAGGAGACCGGTCATGGGCAGTATTATGGGCATATATACTGTCCCCAAAACAACAGTATGCCACTGGGAGTTTGgatggaggagatgaggagaaagagggaggaaaaaaaaaaggagtga